A part of Hippea maritima DSM 10411 genomic DNA contains:
- the iorA gene encoding indolepyruvate ferredoxin oxidoreductase subunit alpha — MDLKLVKKIVSGNEAISIGAYKGNARFASGYPGTPSSEILEHFKSYPDVIAQWAPNEKAGFEAALGASIAGVRSFATMKHVGLNVAADPLMTASYTGVNAGFVVVSADDPGMHSSQNEQDNRRYAKFAKIPLIEPTDPFEAMGYMQYAFVVSERFDTPVLFRTTTRISHSLGVVQFDPRTLDNEKELSLDKNFRKYVMLPANAIERHKTVLERLESLKAFSEETPINRIEKGSINVGIITAGMAYNYVKELLPEAHFFKIGFSYPLPTNKLSKFVKDFDRVLVVEELEPFMEEELKIAGVDVEGKKYFPYNGEFNLDVVEEGLYKAGVLKEKTTAVFTEEFELPKRPPALCPGCPHRPIFDILHSRKDIFITGDIGCYTLGALPPLSAMHTTICMGASISVAVGMAKTQDKEKVVAVIGDSTFFHTGIQPLIDAYVNKANMTVIILDNRITAMTGGQPDPSSGFSLSGDEFEPVDIVRFAKALGIERVFEVDQYDYNATKEIINQQIDTEGLSVIVAKRPCVLAPKKIKDTPLVVVADKCIGCKRCLRIACPAIDFKDNKAVIDEVLCTGCEVCKNVCPVEGAIVVKEGK, encoded by the coding sequence ATGGATTTAAAGCTTGTAAAGAAGATAGTGAGCGGTAATGAAGCCATTTCAATAGGAGCTTATAAAGGTAATGCCCGTTTTGCGAGCGGTTATCCTGGAACGCCATCCAGCGAGATACTTGAACATTTTAAAAGCTATCCCGATGTTATAGCCCAATGGGCACCGAATGAAAAGGCGGGTTTTGAGGCAGCCCTTGGCGCATCCATTGCAGGTGTTAGAAGCTTTGCCACTATGAAGCATGTAGGTTTGAATGTGGCGGCAGATCCTCTGATGACCGCATCATATACAGGTGTTAATGCCGGTTTTGTTGTAGTCAGTGCAGATGACCCAGGTATGCACTCCTCTCAAAATGAGCAGGATAATAGAAGGTATGCTAAGTTTGCAAAGATACCATTGATAGAGCCTACAGACCCGTTTGAGGCTATGGGCTATATGCAGTATGCCTTTGTGGTTAGCGAGAGGTTTGATACACCGGTTTTGTTTAGAACCACCACAAGGATTTCACACTCCTTGGGCGTTGTTCAGTTTGATCCGAGGACATTGGATAACGAAAAGGAGCTCTCTTTGGATAAAAATTTTAGAAAGTATGTAATGTTGCCTGCAAACGCCATAGAAAGACATAAAACCGTTTTAGAGAGGCTTGAAAGCCTAAAGGCATTTAGCGAGGAGACACCGATAAACAGGATAGAGAAGGGTTCTATAAATGTCGGTATAATTACAGCCGGCATGGCATACAACTATGTTAAGGAGCTTTTGCCTGAGGCTCACTTCTTTAAAATAGGCTTTAGCTATCCTCTACCTACAAACAAGTTAAGTAAGTTTGTGAAGGATTTTGATAGGGTTTTGGTGGTTGAGGAACTTGAGCCGTTTATGGAAGAGGAGCTAAAGATAGCAGGTGTTGATGTTGAAGGTAAGAAGTACTTTCCATATAACGGCGAATTTAACCTGGATGTGGTTGAAGAGGGTCTTTATAAGGCAGGTGTGTTGAAGGAGAAGACCACGGCGGTGTTTACAGAGGAGTTTGAATTGCCAAAAAGGCCGCCTGCTTTGTGTCCTGGCTGTCCGCACAGGCCGATTTTTGATATACTGCATTCAAGGAAGGATATCTTTATAACAGGGGATATAGGTTGTTATACATTGGGTGCTTTGCCTCCACTTTCTGCTATGCACACCACTATTTGCATGGGTGCAAGTATTTCCGTTGCTGTGGGTATGGCAAAGACTCAGGATAAGGAAAAGGTTGTAGCTGTTATTGGTGATTCAACCTTCTTTCATACGGGCATTCAACCGTTGATCGATGCCTATGTAAACAAGGCAAATATGACTGTAATTATATTGGATAATAGAATTACAGCTATGACTGGAGGTCAACCAGACCCATCCAGCGGATTTTCTTTATCTGGAGATGAGTTTGAGCCTGTGGATATTGTAAGATTTGCAAAGGCATTGGGTATAGAGCGTGTTTTTGAGGTTGACCAATACGATTACAACGCAACAAAGGAGATTATAAATCAACAGATAGACACAGAGGGCTTAAGCGTAATTGTGGCAAAGAGGCCGTGTGTTCTTGCTCCCAAGAAGATTAAGGATACGCCCCTTGTGGTTGTGGCTGATAAATGTATCGGCTGCAAGAGGTGTCTGCGCATAGCTTGCCCGGCTATAGACTTTAAAGACAATAAGGCCGTTATAGATGAGGTGTTGTGCACGGGTTG